A DNA window from Allokutzneria albata contains the following coding sequences:
- a CDS encoding PadR family transcriptional regulator — MNEQTFLVLTVLAEETLHGYAIVRAVSELTEDRVRLRVGTLYGVLDRLVASGLVEHDRDEVHQGRLRRYYRLTNEGARALHAEISRLESNARAAASRLRAWGFEGGPA; from the coding sequence ATGAACGAACAGACATTCCTGGTGTTGACCGTGCTGGCGGAGGAAACGCTGCACGGCTACGCGATCGTGCGCGCGGTAAGCGAGCTGACCGAGGACCGCGTGCGGTTGCGGGTGGGAACGCTGTACGGCGTCCTGGACCGGCTGGTCGCGTCGGGCCTGGTCGAACACGACCGGGACGAGGTGCACCAGGGCAGGCTGCGGCGGTACTACCGCCTGACCAACGAGGGCGCGCGAGCGTTGCACGCCGAGATCTCGCGGCTGGAGAGCAACGCGAGGGCCGCCGCGTCCCGGCTGCGGGCGTGGGGCTTCGAGGGAGGGCCGGCATGA